Sequence from the Sanguibacter keddieii DSM 10542 genome:
GCTCAAGACGTACCTCGGCCCCGTCGAGGACGAGTCCGGGCTGCACTACCTGCGCCCCGAGACCGCGCAGGGCATCTTCGTGAACTTCGCCAACGTCGTCGGCGCCAGCCGCAAGAAGCCGCCGTTCGGCATCGGCCAGATCGGCAAGTCCTTCCGCAACGAGATCACGCCGGGGAACTTCATCTTCCGCACGCGTGAGTTCGAGCAGATGGAGATGGAGTTCTTCGTCGAGCCCGGCACGGACGCCGAGTGGCACCAGTACTGGATCGACCTGCGCACCGCCTGGTACGTGGACCTCGGCATCAGCCGTGACAACCTGCGCCTGTTCGAGCACCCGCAGGAGAAGCTGTCGCACTACTCGACCCGCACCGTCGACATCGAGTACCGCTTCGGGTTCACCGGCTCCGAGTGGGGCGAGCTCGAGGGCATCGCGAACCGCACGGACTTCGACCTCAAGACGCACTCGGAGCACTCCGGCAAGGACCTCAGCTACTTCGACCAGGGCAAGAACGAGCGCTGGGTCCCGTACGTCATCGAGCCCGCGGCCGGTCTGACGCGCTCGCTCATGGCGTTCCTCGCCGAGGCGTACACCGAGGACGAGGCCCCGAACGCGAAGGGCGGCGTCGACACCCGCACCGTGCTCAAGCTCGACCCGCGCCTGTCGCCGGTCAAGGCCGCGGTCCTGCCGCTGTCCCGCAACGAGCAGCTCTCGCCCAAGGCGCGCGACCTCGCGACCGAGCTCCGCAAGCACTGGAACGTCGACTTCGACGACGCCGGTGCGATCGGCCGCCGCTACCGCCGCCAGGACGAGATCGGCACGCCGTTCTGCATCACCGTCGACTTCGACACCCTCGACGACCAGGCCGTGACGATCCGCCACCGCGACGACATGTCGCAGGAGCGCGTCGCCCTCGACCAGGTCACCGCGTACCTCGGCGCCCGTCTCCTCGGAGCCTGACGCCCCCGGGGCGGCGCGCACCACGCGTCGCCGTCCCGGCCTGCACGTCCGACGCCCGCGTCCCGACCCTCACGGGTCTAGGCGCGGGCGTCGTCGCGCCAGGGTGTGCTCGCTGCTGGCCGTGCCGTCCGCGAGCCGCCGTGTGACCATCGTCCGGTGCGCACCGACGACCGTCCCGACGACCGACCTCTCGCCGTACGGGCCGTCGCCACGGTGCAGCGGTCACGGTGGCCGGGTCGTCGGGGCCGCCCGGTCCGGGTGTGCCGCTACGACGCGCTCCATCACGACGGTCGCGTCGAGACCGACGTCCGGGTCACCGTCATGTACCGAAGGTCCCCGGCCGACTTCGAGGTCGTGTCGCGGACGGTGCACGACCACTGCCCGGAGGTCGGCACGGGGGCATGGGTCGGTGCTGCCGGAGACCTGGTCGACGGACCTGGCCCGGTCGACCACCCGGGCCGGGTCCGCTACGGCCGTCGGGTGCCGTGGCCACCGCTGGACCGGCGGCGCGACCCTCGACGCGCGCTGCTGTGGCGTGCCGGGCTGGGGGCGGTCGCGGCGGTCACCGGGATCCTGCTCCTCGTCGGGACCGGCGGCGCCGGACCGCTCGCGGCCCTCGGTGTGCTGTCCGCCGTGTGCGGCGGCGCCGCACTCGCGACGACCCTGCCGGGCGGCTCACGGCGGCGGTGACTGCCGGGATGCCCGAGCGGTCCGTCAGGGTCGAGGCGCTCGCCCCACCCTAGAGCGGGGTTCGACGGGCGAGGAGCTCGGCGATGGTCGCGCGGACCTCTGGTGACAGGGGCTGGTCGGACAGGGCCTCGTGCATCCAGAGGCCGTCGGCGGCGAGCCGTGCCACGAGCCGCCAGACGGCCTCCGGGTCCTCCTGGGTGACCGCGGCGGGGTCGACGGGCGGTGCCCAGCGGTTCATCACGGACGTCCACGGAGACATGTGCTCCGGTGTGCTCACGGCCTCGAGGAGGAGCTGGAGCTCTGCGCGGGTCGCGGACTCCGTGCAGACACGGACGTAGGCGCTGAGGCGTTCGTCGACGGTGGCCTCGTCCGCGGACTTCCCCGCGGTGCGGGCCATCAGTGCGTCCCAGGCGTCGGCCTCGTGCTCGTGCAGCGCGGTGAGCAGCTCCTCCCGTGAGGGGAAGTGGTACATGATCCCTCCGCGCGTGAGGCCGGCCTCGGCCGCCACGGAGTCGAAGGTCACTGCTGTGACACCTGCTCGCTGGATGACGCGGGTCGCCGCGTCGAGGATCATCGTTCGCTTGCTGGTTCGCACAGGTGTCCTCGCAGGTCAGTGGTCGGAGTCGTAGGACGAGGAGGCGCTCCCCGGACCGTAGCGCCAGAGCAGCGCGGTGGTCAGGGCCGCCCCGGTCGCCAGGACTGCCGCCACGACGACCATGACGACGGAGTACCCGTGGTCGAACGCCGTGAAGGCCGCCTCTAGGATGCCAGGGTCCGAGGCGCTCGTGGACAGCGCCCCGGAGAGGGAGTCTCCGGCCTCGGCCAGCGCTCCGGGCGGCAGGGTGATGGTGCTGGTGTAGATCGCGGTGAGCAGCGAACCGAGGATCGCGACCGCGGTGAGGCTGCCGAACTCGTAGGAGACCTCTTCGAGCGACGAGGCCATGCCGGCGCGGCGCGGCGGCACGTTGCCGACGATCGCGGTCGAGGCGACGGACATCGCCGCGCCGAGCCCCATGCCGGTCAGCGCGAGACCGGCGATCATCCAGCCCAGGCCCGACTGGAAGCTGGTGACGGTCACGACCACCCCGACGGTGCTGACGGTCAGCCCGCCGCCGATGAGGGTCCTGAGCCCGACCACGTGCAAGAACGCACCGCCGAGCAGCCCGGTGGGCAGGGCGCCGACCGCCACGGCCGCGACCAGCGCGCCGGCCTCGAGCGGGCTGAGGCCTTCGACCAGCTGGTAGCGCTGGCTGGTGACGAGCTGGATGCCGCCCACGGCGAACATCGCAAACGCTGCCGCGAGGACACCGGCGGCGAAGGCGCGGTTCCGGAAGATCGAGAAGTCGAGCAGGGGGTGGTCCAGGCGTGACTGGCGACGGGTGAAGGTGATCGCTCCGAGTGCTGCGGCCACGAGGGCTGCCGCGACCACGGGCCACGACGGACCGGGCTTGGTGACCTCCTTGAGGGCGAAGACGAGCCCGACCATCGCGACCATCACCTGGACGGAAGACAGCAGGTCCCACGTCTTCGAGGGGTCGGGGTCGTTGTGCGGGGCGACCTTGAGCACGACGAGCAACGCGATGACCGCGACGGGGACGTTGACGAGGAACACCGAGCCCCACCAGAAGTGCTCGAGGAGGGCTCCTCCGACGATCGGTCCCAGGGCGCTGCCGATCAGCGCGACGGATCCCCATACGGCGATGGCGACGTTGCGCTCGCGCTCGATCGTGAACGCGATGCGGATCAGCGCGAGCGTGGCCGGCATCATCGACGCCGCACCGACCGCCAGCACGGCGCGTGCGGCGATGAGGACCTCGGGGGCGGGTGCGAATGCCGCGACCAGGGAGGCCGCCGCGAAGATGACCAGCCCGACGAGGAACATGCGCTGGTGCCCGACACGGTCGCCGAGGGTCCCTGCTCCGAGCAGCAGGCCTGCCATGACGAGGGGGTAGGCGTTGATGATCCACAGGCCCTGCGACGGCGACGCGCCGATCTCCTCGGTGAGGGTGGGCAGCGCGGTGTAGAGGATCGAGTTGTCGAGGGTGATGAGCAGCAGTCCTGCGCTCACGGTCACGAGGAGCAGCCATCGCTGCCGAGGGCTCGTGGGCGATACCACGGCGGGGGTACGGGTCGAGTTCACGACGTAACTGTACCATCTAGAATGTATAGTTACGGGAACGTGGCTCACCCTCAGACCCGATCGCCACCGCGACCGCTCGAGGTCTGCGAGGGGATCCCCAGACGCGACACCCGGTCGACGGGTCCGGCATAGACCTGCGTCAGTGCTCCGCCCAGAGCCACCGCAGCGCGTCGGGGAGGAGGACGCCGCCGTGGTTCGGGCTGTGGCCACCGTCGCCTGTCACCAGCCTGAGGTCGTAGCCGGCGCGGGCGAGCGCTGCTGCGGTCTCGAGGTTCTCTGCGAACCAGTTGTGGTCCGCCGCGTCCCAGTTCAGGTCCCTGTGCGCGGCGTGGAGGAGCACACGCAGCGGCTTGCGCGGCTCGCTGGCGACGAGCGCGGGGTACGGGTTGCCGCCGGGCATCTGGGCGAAGCTGGCGTTGAACGCGATCACCCGTCCGATGCCGTCCGGCCGCGTCCACGCCGCAGTCAGCGCGGCGTCACCGCCGCTGCTGCCGCCGCAGATCCCGCGCATCATCGGGTCGTCCGCGACCGCGTAGCGGGCCTCGACCAGGGGCAGGACCTCGTCGAGGAGGAACGTCGCGTAGCGGTCGTCGAAGGCGTCGTACTCGGCGTTGCGGTGCTTGGTGGGGACTCCGTCGACGTCGAGGACCCCGGGGTCGACGAACACGCCGATCGTCTGCGGGAGGTCTCCTGTGGCTGCGAGGTTGTCGAGGACCGTCCCTCCCCGCACGTCTCCCTCGGGGTCCAGGTACCACCAGCCGTCGTTGAAGAACATCACCGCGCTGTCCTGGTGCGGCGAGTGGCCGGCTGGCCGGTGCACCCAGACCGTGCGCGACGTCCCGGGGAACGTGTCGCTGTCGTCGATCGAGAGCCGCTCGACAGACCCTGGTTCGACCCCGTCTCTGGGCCGAGAGTCGGGGCCGTACTCGTAGGTGACGTCGACCTGGGAGACCGGGAGCGAGGCGAACGGGATCGTGGTGGCCATCGGTCGACACTATCGAGCCCTCGGCGACGGGCTGGCTACGATGTCGCCATGGGTCTTCACCTCGACGCGACCACCGCCCTGTCGACCGCGGGGTGGGTGCGCGAAGGACCGACCCGGGCTGCCTCCGCCCCGGTGCCGGACCCGCTGGTCGGAGCCTCCGACCAGCTGGTCTCCTGGGTGAGGTCGTTCTCCCTGCTCGCCAGCCCCGACGACCAGGTGTGGTTCCTCTCGGCGGACAGCTATGCCGGTGGGGTCAGCGACGAGGCGTTCCCGTGGGACGCGTTCCGGCACGAGAGCCTGGCGGCTGCTCCCGGCGAGGCTGAGCGCTCCGCCGTCGACGCCTTCTGGTCCTCCCACATCCCGATCCTGCTGTCGGTGCGCGACGGGTACGAGTACCTGGCCGTCGCACCGGACGGCAGGGTCGTCCGTGGAGGAGAGCCGGAGTACGAGGAGGTGACGGTCGTCGCCGCCGGTCTCGACGCACTGCTCCGGTGCGTCGCCACCGGGACCAGCACAGGAGACCTCCTCACCGACGCCCTGCTCGGTACGGTGGGCGCCGCCCGGCCGGACGACGACCGTTAGCCCCCACGGGGAGCCGCGGTCTGGGGTCAGCGGCCGGTTCAGCTCTCGTCTGTGCTGACGTCCACCACGAGGCGTGTGGGCTCGGTGAGCGTGAACACGCGGAACGGGGCCTGGGCGTCCAGCCCGACGAAGGTGCTGCTCCAGCCCTCGAAGATGCCTGTGGCGAACACGTCCTGGACTACCTCGGCCTGGCTGGCGTCGTAGTGGCCTTCTGCCATCTGGCTCAGGTCGAGCTCGCCCTCGGTCAGGGGGAGGCTCACCCCGCTCACGCTGACCCGGACGATGGCGTCTCCGGCGAGGTCGACCTCACCGACCACCTCGTCAGAGACGACCTCCTCGACGTACTCCGCGCGCCAGCCGGGAGTGCCGGTGCCCTCGAAGTCGATCACCACCCGGTCGAAACCGTCGTGGTGTGCCACCCGGGCGCCGGTGGAGAACAGGGGGCCCTCGTCGCCGGGCGACACGGGGTGCTCAGGACTCTCCTGCGCCTCCGTGCTGAACTCGGCACCTGCGGGCTCCTCTGCCTCGTCCGCCGGTGCGTCCTCCGGCTCCTCGGCGGTCGGCAACGGTTCGGGCTCTTCCGTCGCGGCGGGCGTCGTCTCCGTCGGCTGCGGTGCCGTGGTGGTCGGTGCCGTATCGGTCGGCTGCGTCGCCGTCGGCTCAGGGTCGGTCCCGGAGGAGCTGCACGCCCCGAGGGCGAGAGCTGCAGCGACGACGGCGGGCAGAACGGTCCTGCGCATGTGAGGTGACCTTTCAGAGCGGAGTGCTCGAACCTATCCACACGCGCCCGGCTCCGCACCCTCAGCGCACCAGCGGCTTACCGGACCATGCGGGCGTCGGTGATCGACGGGGCCTGCGGGTCGACCTGCTCGGTGCCGTCGAAGACGAAGCCGTTGCGTGCGTAGAACGCGGTAGCCCGAGGGTTCTGCTTCGCCACCCAGAGCATCGCCGGACCGGCCCCGATCGCCTGGTCGAGCAGTGCCTGGGCTGCGCCACTCCCGTGGTGCGACTCCGCGAGGTAGATCGCGTAGAGCTGACGCTGTCGCGGGAGCGCTTCGTCTCCGTCGCCGATACCCGGTCCAGCCCAGGCGAAGCCGACGAGCGTCCCGTCAGCCTCGGCGACCCGCACGGTGACGTCGTCGCGGGGGTGGGACAGGACGTGCTCCCACATCCGGTGACGACCCTCGACGTACTCCGTCGAGAAGTAGTCGTGCGGCAAGAGGTGGGTGTACGCCTCGCGCCAGGTGCTGACGTGGAGCTCGGCGAGGTGGGGTGCGTCCTGAGCCGTCGGCTCGCGGATGGTGAAGTCCATCCGGTCATCATGACAGGGCGAGCGCCCCTGCTGGCCCGTGCCCTCGACCACCGGCTCATGCAGACGACGACGAGCCTGGACCAGCGCACACGTCGGTGCGTCGGTCCAGGCTCGCATCTCTCGGTCCGGTCTCCGGGCGGGCGTCGTCAGCCTGCTCGGGGGACTGGTGCCCTACTTGATGAAGAGCATCTCGCGGTACTTCGGCAGCGGCCAGACGGCGTCGTCGACCTGGGCCTCGAGGGCGTCCGCGTAGCCGCGAGCGGTCTCCATGAGGCCCCTGATCGAGGTCGCCGAGTGCTCCATGTGCGCCTTGGTGTCGGCGAAGTCGTGCGACTCCAGCGCGGACTCCAGCTGGGTCGCGGTCGACAGCAGCAGGTTCGCGTTCTCGGCGATGATCTTGACCTGGGCCGTGTCGAAGGAGATCCCGACCTCGTTGGCCGCGGCGTACGTGGTGGCGAGGTCAGCGGCGTACTTGAGGGCGGCCGGGTAGATGACGGTCCGCGCCATGTCGACGACCAGACGGGCCTCGACCGCGATCGAGTTGATGTACTGCTCGGAGTACACCTCGTACCGGGCGTTGAGCTCGACGGCCGACAGCACGCCCGTCCGCTCGAACAGGTCAATGACGTCCGGCTCGGTGTAGACAGGGAGAGCCTCGGCGCTGGTCGGCAGGTTGCGCAGACCGCGCTCCGCCACAGCAGCCTCGTGCCACTCGGAGGAGTAGCCGTCGCCGCCGAAGACGGCGTCGCCGTGCAGCTCCATGAGCTCCTTGACGACGACCGCGACGGCCTCGGGGCGCGTCAGGCCCTTCTCGAGCTGCGTCTCGAGCTGGTCGGCGACCCAGGTGAGGGAGTCGGCCAGCATCGTGTTGAGCGCCGTGAGGGGACCGGAGATCGACTGCGAGGAGCCGACCGCGCGGAACTCGAACCGGTTGCCGGTGAAGGCGAACGGGGAGGTGCGGTTGCGGTCGCCCGGGTCGCGCTGGAAGTTGAGGATCTGCGACAGGCCGAGGTCCATCACGCCACCGTCGGAGGAGACCGAGATCTTCCCGGCCTTGATGTCGTTGTAGACGCCCTCGAGCTGGTCGCCGAGGTACACCGACAGGATCGCCGGCGGGGCCTCGTTCGCACCGAGACGGTGGTCGTTGGACGCCGACGCGATGACGGCGCGCAGCAGCGGGCCGTACTTGTGCACGCCGCGGATGACCGCACCGCAGAAGAGCAGGAAGTTGAGGTTGTGCTCGGGCGAGGTCCCCGGGTCGAGCAGGTTGCCCTGGGTGGCGTTGCCCACCGACCAGTTGACGTGCTTGCCCGAGCCGTTGAGGCCGGCGAAGGGCTTCTCGTGCAGCAGGCACAGGAACCCGTGCTCCGCAGCGGTCGCCTTCATCACGGTCATGAGCAGCTGCTGGTGGTCCGCGGCGACGTTCGCGGCCTCGTGGTACGGCGCGATCTCGAACTGGCCGGGGGCCACCTCGTTGTGGTGGGTCTTGGCGGGGATGCCCAGGCGGTAGAGCTTCTCCTCGAAGGCCTGCATGAAGACCTGCACGCGCTCGGGGATCGCCCCGAAGTAGTGGTCGTCGAACTCCTGGCCCTTGGCGGGCGGGGCGCCGAAGAGCGTCCGGCCGGAGAGCAGCAGGTCCGGGCGAGCGGCCGCGAAGTGCTGGTCGACGAGGAAGTACTCCTGCTCGGGGCCACAGCTGGCGTTGAGCGGGGCGATGTCCGTCTCGCCCATGAGGGTGAGGACGCGGCGCGCGGAGACGTCCATGGCGGAGATCGAGCGCAGCAGCGGGATCTTCTTGTCGAGGGACTCGCCGGTCCACGACATGAAGACCGACGGGATCATGAGCGTCGCGCCGTTGGCGGTCCACATGATGTACGCGGGGCTGGTGGGGTCCCAGGCGGTGTACCCGCGGGCGGCGTTCGTCATGCGCAGCGAGCCGTTGGGGAACGAGGAGCCGTCGGGCTCGCCCTTGATGAGCAGGCTGCCGGTGAACTCGGTGATCGCCTGACCGTCCGAGTTGGTGACGATGAACCCGTCGTGCTTCTCGGCCGTGATGTTGGTGAGCGGGTAGAACACGTGCGAGAAGAACTTCGCACCCTTGCTCATCGCCCAGGTCTTCATCGCGGCGGCGACGATGTCGGCCGTGGCCGGGTCGAGCGGCTCTCCGGTCGTGACGGTCTTCTTGACCGCCTTGAAGGCGGTCTTGGAGAGCGCCTCCTCCATCTTCGTGAGGTTGAAGACGTCGGTCGCCCACGTCTCGCTCAGCGGACGGGTCTCAGCCGTCTGCACGGCGGGGCGGGTGAGCACCTCGGTGATCGCCTGGCTTCGGACGTGGTTGGCAGTCATGATCCCGCTCTCCATCGTAGACATTCGCTCCGGGCACCGTAGGGCCCTCGTGTTACGGGGAAGGGCTCCTGTGTTACGGGCATGTTTCGTGGAGCGGCTACCCGGCCCGGAGGTCGTAGACGTCCTCCGAGGTCGCGGTCGGGTCGAACAGGGAGGTCGACAGGACGCGGCGCCGGGCGGTCTCGTGCAGCGTCTCGGCGCCCTCGTCTGCGAGGTACCGGGCCAGAGCCAGGACCCCCAGGTGAGAGAGCGTCGAGTCGGTCAGACCCGGGTCGTCGGCCGGGTCGCCGTCCGGCGAGGAGTAGACCAGCTCGCGCCGTGCAGGCAGAGTCCCGGACGTCACCCGCACCGTCGGACCGGCGGACGACCTGACGGCATCCGTCAGCTTCTCGAGGGTGCTCGCCCGCACCGGAGACAGCGCACGGTGAGCGAGGCGCAGCCGCGCCGCAGCGCCCTGCGTCGACACGGTCCACGACTCATCGACCAGCTCGACGCCCTCGGACTGGAGAGCGTCCACCAGAGTCCGGTCGAGGTGAGGGAGGTCGACCGCCATCGCCGTGAAGGTCTCCTCGAGGTCGTCGGTGCTCGAGGAGACCTCGAACGGCACCTCCGCGGCGACCCAGTGCGCAGGGCCCGCCTCGCTCACCGCAGCCACGAGACCCGCAGGGTCGCCGGTCGCCACGCGTTCTGCGAGGTCGAGGTAGAAGTCCTCCATGGCCCTGCGCATCGCGAGCTGTCCGCGGTGATCGTCGAACCGGAACCGCCGGTCGGCGTGGAGGTCGTCGAGCGGCAGCCGTGCTCGACGCAGGAGATCGAGGGTGATGCCGTCGCGCAGCTGGTCGGCGTCGTACGAGCGGTAGCCGGTGGTCGGGTCGACGGCAGCCGGGACGAGGATCTCTCGGTCTGCGTACAGGCGGAGCGCCTTGTCCGAGAGGCCGGTCATCGACCGGAACCGTCCCGCGGAGTAGTCGGTGCTGGTGTTGTCTGTCATGCCGTCCACTCTGGGCCACGCCCCTGGGGCGACCTCAAGCCGCGTCTCGGACGCGTCAGTCGCGCACCGCGGCCACGGCCTCGATCTCGACGAGCTGGTCGTCGTAGCCGAGGACGGTGACGCCCAGCAGCGTGCTCGGGACGTCGTGGTCCCCGAAGGTCTCGCGGACCACGTCCCAGGCCTCCACCAGGTCTGCCTGGCGGGTCGAGGCGACGAGCACCCGCGTGCTGATGACGTCCTCGACGGTCGCGCCGGCCGCAGCGAGGGCGACGGTCATGTTCTCGAGGCACTTCGCGGCCTGACCCGCGTAGTCGCCGACAGCAGCCGTCGACCCGTCCGCCTCGAGAGGGCACGAGCCGGCGAGGAAGACGAGGCGGGCGTCGGCGGGCGCGGTGGCCGCGTAGGCGTACTCGGCGGCATCCGACAGGGCTGCGGAACGGATGAGGGTCACGGCAGACGGCATGGTTCGCTCTCGTCGTACGGGGATGGGGATCGTCCATCCTCTCATCGACCCGCTGGTCAGAGCGGATGGACGACTCCGGCCGCACGAAGCAGGTAAGGGTAGCCTCGCTCCGATGACTGCGAAGGAGACCGACGACGGGCGCCCCAGGCCACGACGCGTCGGCTGTGCCCTGATCTCGCGCGACCTCGACGAGCCGATGGTCGGTGCCGCCGGCCGCGCGGACGCGTGGGTGCTCGTCGAGCACCCCGGCCCCTGGCCCTCCGAGGCACCCGAAGGAATCTTTCCGGACGAGGTGGTCGAGCACCTGGGGCAGCCCGGTGTGCGGGTGGTGCTGATCCGCCGACCGCGCTCGCGGACCGTCACCCGACCGGTGTGCTTCGTCGCGGCGACGCACCCTGCCGGGCCGTGGGTGCGCCGGTTCGAGATCGACACCTACGACGAGCTCCTGGCGGTCGACGTCACCGCCGCCGTCGCCGGAGACCGCCCCACCCAGGGAGAGACGCACGACCTGCCCCTGGCGCTCGTGTGCACGCACGGTCGTCGCGACGTGTGCTGCGCCGAGCTCGGCCGACCGCTCCTGCCCGGCATGGCGGCCCGGGACGACGTCGACGTGTGGGAGTGCACGCACGTGGGCGGCGACCGCTTCGCCGCCAACGTCGTGCTGCTCCCGCACGGGCTGCACTACTCCCGCCTCGTCGACGAGACCGCTGCCGCGGTGCTCGACGCCTACGTCGACGGCCGTGTCGTCTCCGAGCACCTCCGGGGCCGCTCGGCCTTCAGCCAGCCCGCCCAGGTCGCCGAGCACGCCGTGCGCCAGCTCACCGGCATCACCGAGGTCGACGGCTTCGAGGTCCTGGACGAGACCGTGAGCGACGACGGCACGAGCGCGCGCGTCGAGATCCGGCACCGCAGCGAGACGTTCGTCGTGAACGCGGAGCGGACCCCGACCCCCGGGGCGCCGACGACGCACGCCTGCGTCCGGGGCGCCGAACCAGCCGGGTGGAGCTCGTGGCGCGCCGTGACCGTCGTCTCCCCGGTGACGGACCGCCTCACCGCTGGTCGCGGTGGGATACTGGGGGCATGACTTCCGCGACCACCCTCGAAGCGACCGGCGCGCCCACGGACGGGACCGGCACGTCTGCGCAGGCCACGCCGCTGCTCCCGCCGCTGCGCATCGGTCAGTACACGGTGCCGTCGCCGGTGGTGCTCGCGCCGATGGCCGGCGTCACGAACACCGCCTTCCGCAAGCTGTGCCGTGAGCACGGCCCCGGCGGTCTGTACGTCGCCGAGATGGTGACGTCGCGCGCCATCGTCGAGCGCAACGAGCAGGCGCTGCGCATCGTCACCTTCGAGGACGGCGAGTCGCCCCGCTCCGCGCAGGTCTACGGCGTCGACCCGGCCACGGTCGGTGCGGCCGTCGAGATCATCGCGGGTGAGGGACGGGCCGACCACGTCGACCTCAACTTCGGCTGCCCCGTCCCCAAGGTGACCCGCAAGGGCGGGGGAGCGGTGCTCCCCTGGAAGCGCGAGCTCTTCACCCGGATCGTCGACGCGGCCGTCGAGGCCGGTGCACGTCACGACGTCCCGGTGACCATCAAGATGCGCAAGGGCATCGACGACGACCACCTCACGTAC
This genomic interval carries:
- a CDS encoding glycine--tRNA ligase, with translation MAQAPSRLDAAISLAKRRGFVFQSGEIYGGSRSAWDYGPLGVELKENIKRQWWRTMVTSRDDVVGLDSAVILPRKIWEASGHVGVFTDPLTECLSCHKRFREDQMLEEFEEKKGRVPENGLADIACPNCGTRGQWTEPRDFNMMLKTYLGPVEDESGLHYLRPETAQGIFVNFANVVGASRKKPPFGIGQIGKSFRNEITPGNFIFRTREFEQMEMEFFVEPGTDAEWHQYWIDLRTAWYVDLGISRDNLRLFEHPQEKLSHYSTRTVDIEYRFGFTGSEWGELEGIANRTDFDLKTHSEHSGKDLSYFDQGKNERWVPYVIEPAAGLTRSLMAFLAEAYTEDEAPNAKGGVDTRTVLKLDPRLSPVKAAVLPLSRNEQLSPKARDLATELRKHWNVDFDDAGAIGRRYRRQDEIGTPFCITVDFDTLDDQAVTIRHRDDMSQERVALDQVTAYLGARLLGA
- a CDS encoding TetR/AcrR family transcriptional regulator yields the protein MILDAATRVIQRAGVTAVTFDSVAAEAGLTRGGIMYHFPSREELLTALHEHEADAWDALMARTAGKSADEATVDERLSAYVRVCTESATRAELQLLLEAVSTPEHMSPWTSVMNRWAPPVDPAAVTQEDPEAVWRLVARLAADGLWMHEALSDQPLSPEVRATIAELLARRTPL
- a CDS encoding MFS transporter → MSAGLLLITLDNSILYTALPTLTEEIGASPSQGLWIINAYPLVMAGLLLGAGTLGDRVGHQRMFLVGLVIFAAASLVAAFAPAPEVLIAARAVLAVGAASMMPATLALIRIAFTIERERNVAIAVWGSVALIGSALGPIVGGALLEHFWWGSVFLVNVPVAVIALLVVLKVAPHNDPDPSKTWDLLSSVQVMVAMVGLVFALKEVTKPGPSWPVVAAALVAAALGAITFTRRQSRLDHPLLDFSIFRNRAFAAGVLAAAFAMFAVGGIQLVTSQRYQLVEGLSPLEAGALVAAVAVGALPTGLLGGAFLHVVGLRTLIGGGLTVSTVGVVVTVTSFQSGLGWMIAGLALTGMGLGAAMSVASTAIVGNVPPRRAGMASSLEEVSYEFGSLTAVAILGSLLTAIYTSTITLPPGALAEAGDSLSGALSTSASDPGILEAAFTAFDHGYSVVMVVVAAVLATGAALTTALLWRYGPGSASSSYDSDH
- a CDS encoding alpha/beta hydrolase, producing the protein MATTIPFASLPVSQVDVTYEYGPDSRPRDGVEPGSVERLSIDDSDTFPGTSRTVWVHRPAGHSPHQDSAVMFFNDGWWYLDPEGDVRGGTVLDNLAATGDLPQTIGVFVDPGVLDVDGVPTKHRNAEYDAFDDRYATFLLDEVLPLVEARYAVADDPMMRGICGGSSGGDAALTAAWTRPDGIGRVIAFNASFAQMPGGNPYPALVASEPRKPLRVLLHAAHRDLNWDAADHNWFAENLETAAALARAGYDLRLVTGDGGHSPNHGGVLLPDALRWLWAEH
- a CDS encoding AMIN-like domain-containing (lipo)protein codes for the protein MRRTVLPAVVAAALALGACSSSGTDPEPTATQPTDTAPTTTAPQPTETTPAATEEPEPLPTAEEPEDAPADEAEEPAGAEFSTEAQESPEHPVSPGDEGPLFSTGARVAHHDGFDRVVIDFEGTGTPGWRAEYVEEVVSDEVVGEVDLAGDAIVRVSVSGVSLPLTEGELDLSQMAEGHYDASQAEVVQDVFATGIFEGWSSTFVGLDAQAPFRVFTLTEPTRLVVDVSTDES
- a CDS encoding GNAT family N-acetyltransferase, producing MDFTIREPTAQDAPHLAELHVSTWREAYTHLLPHDYFSTEYVEGRHRMWEHVLSHPRDDVTVRVAEADGTLVGFAWAGPGIGDGDEALPRQRQLYAIYLAESHHGSGAAQALLDQAIGAGPAMLWVAKQNPRATAFYARNGFVFDGTEQVDPQAPSITDARMVR
- a CDS encoding glutamine synthetase III, yielding MTANHVRSQAITEVLTRPAVQTAETRPLSETWATDVFNLTKMEEALSKTAFKAVKKTVTTGEPLDPATADIVAAAMKTWAMSKGAKFFSHVFYPLTNITAEKHDGFIVTNSDGQAITEFTGSLLIKGEPDGSSFPNGSLRMTNAARGYTAWDPTSPAYIMWTANGATLMIPSVFMSWTGESLDKKIPLLRSISAMDVSARRVLTLMGETDIAPLNASCGPEQEYFLVDQHFAAARPDLLLSGRTLFGAPPAKGQEFDDHYFGAIPERVQVFMQAFEEKLYRLGIPAKTHHNEVAPGQFEIAPYHEAANVAADHQQLLMTVMKATAAEHGFLCLLHEKPFAGLNGSGKHVNWSVGNATQGNLLDPGTSPEHNLNFLLFCGAVIRGVHKYGPLLRAVIASASNDHRLGANEAPPAILSVYLGDQLEGVYNDIKAGKISVSSDGGVMDLGLSQILNFQRDPGDRNRTSPFAFTGNRFEFRAVGSSQSISGPLTALNTMLADSLTWVADQLETQLEKGLTRPEAVAVVVKELMELHGDAVFGGDGYSSEWHEAAVAERGLRNLPTSAEALPVYTEPDVIDLFERTGVLSAVELNARYEVYSEQYINSIAVEARLVVDMARTVIYPAALKYAADLATTYAAANEVGISFDTAQVKIIAENANLLLSTATQLESALESHDFADTKAHMEHSATSIRGLMETARGYADALEAQVDDAVWPLPKYREMLFIK
- a CDS encoding MerR family transcriptional regulator; its protein translation is MTDNTSTDYSAGRFRSMTGLSDKALRLYADREILVPAAVDPTTGYRSYDADQLRDGITLDLLRRARLPLDDLHADRRFRFDDHRGQLAMRRAMEDFYLDLAERVATGDPAGLVAAVSEAGPAHWVAAEVPFEVSSSTDDLEETFTAMAVDLPHLDRTLVDALQSEGVELVDESWTVSTQGAAARLRLAHRALSPVRASTLEKLTDAVRSSAGPTVRVTSGTLPARRELVYSSPDGDPADDPGLTDSTLSHLGVLALARYLADEGAETLHETARRRVLSTSLFDPTATSEDVYDLRAG
- a CDS encoding RidA family protein — protein: MPSAVTLIRSAALSDAAEYAYAATAPADARLVFLAGSCPLEADGSTAAVGDYAGQAAKCLENMTVALAAAGATVEDVISTRVLVASTRQADLVEAWDVVRETFGDHDVPSTLLGVTVLGYDDQLVEIEAVAAVRD
- a CDS encoding sucrase ferredoxin; translation: MTAKETDDGRPRPRRVGCALISRDLDEPMVGAAGRADAWVLVEHPGPWPSEAPEGIFPDEVVEHLGQPGVRVVLIRRPRSRTVTRPVCFVAATHPAGPWVRRFEIDTYDELLAVDVTAAVAGDRPTQGETHDLPLALVCTHGRRDVCCAELGRPLLPGMAARDDVDVWECTHVGGDRFAANVVLLPHGLHYSRLVDETAAAVLDAYVDGRVVSEHLRGRSAFSQPAQVAEHAVRQLTGITEVDGFEVLDETVSDDGTSARVEIRHRSETFVVNAERTPTPGAPTTHACVRGAEPAGWSSWRAVTVVSPVTDRLTAGRGGILGA